In Xenopus laevis strain J_2021 chromosome 2S, Xenopus_laevis_v10.1, whole genome shotgun sequence, a genomic segment contains:
- the LOC121400445 gene encoding kelch-like protein 15 encodes MNLVLSVSLQVKTSEFYRYSRQLRHEVEQALNYFHNVSEQPLMEMKSNHIRSAKPQTAVFRGMIGHSMVNSKILLLHKPRVWWELEGPLVPLRPDCLAIVNNFVFLLGGEELGPDGEFHASSKVFRYDPRQNSWLRIADMSVPRSEFAVGVIGRYVYAVAGRTRDETFYSTERYDIIENKWEFVDPYPVNKYGHEGTVLNNKLFITGGITSSSTSKQVCVFDPSKEGTVEQRTRRTQVLTNCWENKCKMNYARCFHKMISYNGKLYVFGGVCVILRASFESQGCPSTEVYDPDMDQWTILASMPIGRSGHGVAVLDNQIIVLGGLCYNGHYSDSILTFDPEENKWKEDEFPRMPCKLDGLQVCSLHFPEYVLEHVKRCT; translated from the coding sequence ATGAACCTTGTTTTGTCTGTATCTCTCCAGGTGAAAACATCTGAATTCTATCGGTACTCGCGGCAGCTGAGGCATGAGGTGGAGCAAGCTCTAAACTACTTCCATAACGTCAGCGAGCAACCTCTGATGGAAATGAAATCAAACCATATCCGTTCAGCAAAACCCCAGACTGCAGTATTCCGGGGAATGATTGGGCACAGCATGGTTAATAGCAAGATCCTTCTTCTTCATAAGCCTCGTGTGTGGTGGGAGCTGGAAGGTCCCCTGGTTCCTCTCCGTCCCGATTGCCTTGCCATCGTTAACAATTTTGTCTTCTTGTTGGGGGGAGAGGAACTCGGGCCTGACGGTGAATTTCATGCATCTTCTAAAGTATTCCGATATGATCCACGTCAAAACAGCTGGCTGCGAATTGCAGACATGTCTGTGCCACGGTCAGAATTTGCTGTCGGAGTCATTGGTAGATATGTTTATGCTGTGGCTGGAAGGACGCGGGATGAAACCTTTTACTCCACAGAGCGATATGAtatcatagaaaataaatgggaGTTTGTCGACCCTTACCCTGTCAACAAATACGGCCATGAAGGGACTGttcttaataataaattattcatCACAGGGGGCATTACCTCCTCTTCAACTTCCAAACAGGTGTGTGTGTTTGACCCAAGCAAAGAGGGGACTGTGGAACAAAGAACCAGAAGAACACAGGTTCTAACAAACTGCTGGGAAAATAAGTGCAAAATGAATTACGCTAGATGTTTCCACAAGATGATTTCTTACAATGGAAAACTCTATGTCTTTGGTGGCGTCTGCGTTATTTTAAGGGCTTCGTTTGAATCGCAGGGCTGCCCCTCTACAGAAGTTTATGATCCTGATATGGATCAGTGGACTATTTTGGCGTCCATGCCAATAGGTAGGAGTGGTCATGGAGTAGCCGTGCTAGACAATCAAATCATAGTGCTCGGTGGCCTGTGTTACAATGGCCATTATAGTGATTCCATCTTAACCTTTGATCCAGAGGAGAATAAATGGAAAGAGGATGAGTTTCCCAGAATGCCTTGCAAGCTGGATGGTTTACAAGTATGCAGCCTGCATTTTCCAGAATATGTTTTAGAGCATGTGAAACGTTGCAcataa
- the LOC121400446 gene encoding uncharacterized protein LOC121400446, whose translation MGDKLPPAMEKSTPPIRSEENHQLFAATKAEMEKDKGDTITVKRKMDISAEKESGRKRKKKVKHQCSDDIKEEDNMKKEKKKEKKGRKRPRKDEEPKTEEAGSEQKRPHQEEVPLHVAVCTCQIPALLGIGSCGKVPSVDFDKTIEEPLSFLESSECLTPSSELEHPSHCWTSSNLCHSQAQPMAINSPYHPSPFGPFGFSVQPYTAYGPHVGFYQQLFPSVPYNLHPFLGPVIRPPPVSVLVPVYHNLPLDVVNTPWPFPSHLQ comes from the exons ATGGGAGATAAATTGCCTCCAGCGATGGAGAAGAGTACTCCTCCAATAAGGAGTGAGGAAAATCATCAACTTTTTGCTGCTACTAAGGCAGAGATGGAAAAGGACAAGGGGGATACCATCACGGTGAAGAGAAAGATGGACATCAGCGCTGAAAAGGAAAGtgggagaaaaaggaagaaaaaggtgAAACATCAGTGCAGTGACGACATCAAGGAGGAGGataatatgaaaaaagaaaagaagaaagaaaagaagggaagAAAAAGACCCCGAAAAGATGAGGAACCCAAAACAGAGG AAGCAGGAAGTGAGCAGAAGAGGCCCCACCAAGAAGAAGTTCCTCTCCATGTTGCAGTCTGCACGTGTCAGATCCCCGCATTGCTTGGGATTGGTTCATGTGGCAAA GTGCCATCGGTGGATTTCGACAAAACAATTGAAGAGCCGCTGTCATTCTTGGAGTCTTCAGAATGCCTCACCCCGTCATCCGAGTTGGAGCACCCAAGCCATTGTTGGACATCCAGTAATCTCTGCCATTCTCAGGCCCAACCAATGGCCATCAACTCTCCATACCATCCGTCTCCATTTGGTCCTTTTGGCTTCTCCGTCCAGCCTTACACTGCATATGGGCCTCATGTCGGCTTCTACCAACAGCTTTTTCCATCAGTTCCTTATAATCTCCATCCTTTCCTTGGTCCTGTTATTAGACCTCCGCCAG TTTCAGTCTTAGTCCCAGTTTATCATAACCTGCCTCTTGATGTCGTCAACACCCCTTGGCCTTTTCCATCACACCTGCAGTAA